The following nucleotide sequence is from Paeniglutamicibacter kerguelensis.
CGGCATGGCTGACAAGCTCTTCCCGTACTTCACCGGGCTGCCGGCCGAACAGGCGCTCGAGTACCCGGTGCTGCTGGCGATCATCGCCGGCCTGACGGCCATGGCCATCCCCGGCATCGGGTTTTCGCCGGAGCGCCAGCTCGCGTACTTCGACCTGAACTCCGCGCTGTCCTTCGTCTGCTGGGCCGTGATCGTGGTGGCCGTGGCGTACGCCGCCAGGCACCGCAGCCGCGACGCCATCATGGTGGCGCTGGCCCCGGGCATTATCCTGACCAGCCAGCTGAACTGGGACTTGTGGGCGGTGATGCTCGCGATGCTGGGCCTGCTGGCCTTCTCCCGCAAGCACATCGTGCTGGCCGGCGTACTGCTGGGACTGGGCGCCGCGGCCAAGTTGTACCCGTTCTTCCTCTTCGGGGCGATCCTGGTGCTGTGCCTGCGTACCGGGCGCATGCGGCACTTCTGGGTGTCGCTGGGCTCCGGCGTTGCCGCCTGGCTGGCCATCAACGTGCCGTTCATGCTCACCGCGTTCGACGAATGGAGCAGGTTCTACACCTTCTCCGGCGACCGCCCGGCGGGCAACTCCTCCATGTGGCTGGCCTTCGTATGGACCGGCATGGACGGATCGACCATGTCCTACCTGTCCAACGGGCTCTTCGGCATCGCCTGCCTGGGCATCGCGTACCTGGGGCTCACGGCCAAGCGCCGCCCGCGCATGGCGCAGCTGGCGTTCCTGATCGTCGCCGCGTTCCTGCTGCT
It contains:
- a CDS encoding glycosyltransferase family 87 protein, whose product is MQPVKDLFRAREATRPVIIGLLLLTAVGAAIAVLTKQWCRVNGWPDAEQHLHMCYSDFTQLFGTRGMADKLFPYFTGLPAEQALEYPVLLAIIAGLTAMAIPGIGFSPERQLAYFDLNSALSFVCWAVIVVAVAYAARHRSRDAIMVALAPGIILTSQLNWDLWAVMLAMLGLLAFSRKHIVLAGVLLGLGAAAKLYPFFLFGAILVLCLRTGRMRHFWVSLGSGVAAWLAINVPFMLTAFDEWSRFYTFSGDRPAGNSSMWLAFVWTGMDGSTMSYLSNGLFGIACLGIAYLGLTAKRRPRMAQLAFLIVAAFLLLGKVYSPQFVMWLIPLYVLARPKWREFLLWQGIEVFHWVFVWLWSAKWVSGLKYFGDSWAIEILYGIGIVAHMAMLTYICVKIIGDIRHPERDVVRAEGDDDPLAGPLEGLEDKFVLGRKATSQA